A single window of Granulicella cerasi DNA harbors:
- a CDS encoding SDR family NAD(P)-dependent oxidoreductase → MRLSNKVAIITGGASGMGRATAALFAREGASIVLGDVDKTAGEAAAAEIRAAGGRILFQPCDMQVESEVSALVQTAETQFGKLDILFNNAGIEQPLTASDVLDTALFERVIDVNLKGTFLGCKYAIQSFLRTGGGVIVNNSSVSAYANVGGNLSYAASKGAIMSLTRVLAIEYARRNIRVNAICPGVIDTGMNRRNLDLAADPDALAEKWMSATPMGRMGTGEEIAETVLYLASDQSSFTTGIGLLIDGGRVAT, encoded by the coding sequence ATGCGGCTTAGCAATAAAGTAGCGATCATCACAGGCGGCGCCAGCGGAATGGGGCGTGCCACGGCCGCGCTCTTTGCCCGCGAAGGTGCTTCGATCGTCCTCGGCGACGTGGACAAGACGGCTGGCGAAGCAGCCGCGGCGGAGATTCGCGCCGCAGGCGGACGGATCCTCTTCCAGCCCTGCGACATGCAGGTGGAGTCCGAGGTTTCCGCGCTCGTGCAGACCGCCGAAACGCAATTCGGCAAACTCGACATTCTCTTCAACAACGCGGGCATCGAGCAGCCGTTGACGGCCTCTGATGTCCTGGACACGGCGCTCTTCGAGCGCGTGATCGACGTGAACCTGAAGGGCACGTTTCTCGGTTGCAAGTACGCGATCCAGTCGTTTCTGCGCACGGGCGGCGGCGTCATCGTGAACAACAGCTCCGTGAGCGCTTATGCGAACGTTGGCGGCAACCTGTCTTACGCCGCATCGAAGGGCGCGATCATGTCGCTCACGCGCGTGCTTGCGATCGAGTATGCGCGCCGCAACATTCGTGTGAACGCGATCTGCCCCGGCGTGATCGACACCGGCATGAACCGCCGCAATCTCGACCTGGCTGCAGACCCCGATGCGCTGGCCGAGAAATGGATGTCAGCGACACCGATGGGCCGCATGGGGACGGGCGAAGAGATCGCCGAAACCGTGCTGTATCTCGCATCGGACCAGTCTTCCTTCACCACCGGCATTGGACTTCTGATCGACGGCGGACGCGTCGCTACCTAG
- a CDS encoding HoxN/HupN/NixA family nickel/cobalt transporter translates to MKIFSLRASWRSLRSRGLVLCIGLLLFNIVAWLWALAVFHGHPVLLGTAFLAYSFGLRHAVDADHIAAIDNVTRKLMQQGQQPVTVGLLFSLGHSTIVVIGSVLMASGTLLLQHRLAAFRDVGSIIGTCVSVAFLFGIAVLNLGVFRSVYASFTRVRKGAPYIEVDADALLANGGLLSRLLRPVFGMVQQSWHMYPLGVLFGLGFDTATEIGLLSISATEASRGVSLHATLVFPVLFAAGMSLVDTADNLLMIGAYGWAFVKPVRKLYYNMTLTLVSVVVAFAIGGVEAAGLLADQFHLRGSLWDLTRSLNDNLGRLGYGIIAFFVLSWLLSALIYRWNGFDDLNPADASPE, encoded by the coding sequence ATGAAGATTTTCTCTTTGCGCGCATCATGGCGAAGCTTGCGTTCGCGCGGCCTCGTGCTTTGTATCGGGCTACTCCTCTTCAACATCGTCGCGTGGCTCTGGGCGCTCGCGGTGTTTCATGGGCATCCTGTATTGCTCGGCACGGCGTTTCTCGCGTACAGCTTTGGCCTGCGCCATGCCGTTGACGCGGACCACATTGCAGCCATCGACAACGTGACGCGCAAGCTGATGCAGCAAGGCCAGCAACCCGTTACGGTAGGGCTGCTCTTCTCGCTCGGCCACTCGACCATCGTGGTCATCGGTTCGGTGCTTATGGCTTCGGGCACACTGTTGCTGCAGCATCGGCTCGCAGCCTTTCGCGATGTCGGGAGCATCATTGGTACGTGTGTGTCAGTGGCTTTTCTCTTCGGAATCGCGGTGCTCAACCTCGGCGTTTTCCGTTCGGTGTACGCGTCGTTTACGCGCGTACGCAAGGGAGCACCGTATATCGAAGTAGATGCCGATGCGCTGCTGGCAAACGGTGGTTTGCTTTCCCGCTTGCTGCGTCCGGTCTTCGGCATGGTGCAACAAAGCTGGCACATGTATCCACTCGGCGTGCTCTTTGGCCTGGGCTTTGATACAGCCACGGAGATTGGCCTGCTCAGCATCTCGGCCACAGAGGCATCGCGCGGTGTGTCACTGCATGCGACGCTGGTGTTTCCTGTGTTGTTCGCCGCAGGTATGTCTCTCGTGGACACCGCTGATAACCTGCTGATGATTGGCGCCTATGGATGGGCGTTCGTGAAGCCTGTGCGCAAGCTCTACTACAACATGACGCTGACGCTGGTCTCCGTCGTGGTGGCGTTTGCGATTGGTGGCGTTGAAGCTGCAGGGCTGCTTGCGGATCAGTTCCATCTGCGTGGCTCCCTGTGGGACCTCACTCGCTCGCTCAACGACAACCTTGGCAGATTGGGCTACGGCATCATTGCGTTCTTCGT
- a CDS encoding urease accessory protein UreF yields MAELSMGQAPGVDRSMMAWLQLLQLSDSALPIGALSHSFGVESLVAEGGLDTADLPRFYAEWLAGAGHADAVLCAMAHAVDSPGAWQQLNAMASAMRPARESRDASTRLGRRFLGLAAQLENDERLRYPGDGHLAAAFGLVAAVLGIGAAEAAGAYLHQTLFGSVSACQRLLPLGQTVAMQLLWSMKPRMMAVIEQACAAPQWETLWNLQPALEVASMRHPQLHTRLFIS; encoded by the coding sequence ATGGCTGAACTCTCTATGGGGCAGGCTCCGGGTGTCGATCGGTCGATGATGGCGTGGCTGCAACTGCTGCAGCTCTCTGACAGCGCGCTGCCTATTGGGGCGCTCTCGCACAGCTTTGGGGTGGAGTCTCTGGTCGCCGAGGGCGGACTTGATACCGCCGATCTTCCTCGCTTCTACGCCGAGTGGCTCGCCGGCGCGGGCCACGCCGACGCGGTACTCTGCGCGATGGCTCACGCGGTGGATTCGCCTGGAGCCTGGCAGCAGCTTAACGCGATGGCTTCGGCGATGCGTCCTGCACGCGAAAGCCGCGACGCAAGCACGCGGCTGGGCCGACGATTCCTGGGGCTTGCCGCGCAGTTAGAAAACGATGAGCGCTTGCGGTATCCCGGCGACGGGCATCTCGCGGCGGCTTTTGGTCTCGTAGCTGCCGTTCTCGGCATCGGAGCCGCCGAAGCCGCCGGAGCTTATCTGCACCAGACGCTCTTTGGCTCTGTTTCCGCCTGCCAGCGTCTGCTGCCGCTGGGGCAGACCGTGGCGATGCAGCTGTTGTGGAGCATGAAGCCGCGCATGATGGCGGTGATCGAGCAGGCCTGCGCGGCGCCGCAGTGGGAAACGCTCTGGAACCTGCAGCCCGCGCTCGAAGTAGCGTCGATGCGTCATCCGCAGCTGCACACGAGGTTATTCATCAGTTGA
- a CDS encoding GntR family transcriptional regulator — MSIDAPQSNGSSDFLRKPLWTSLADNIANLVANSIATRRLMPGERIVETTLAEKLGVSRVPIREALKVLHAQGILTGGGHRGYHVATFDAETTQQILEVRLMLETFLLRDALANWRSGLEDPNELNAAIAEMERAAKSEDIPGSLLADLEFHRIIRNAAHNPIAGTLWDTIARHVTIVFNFERYRDKNLMAIPKQHEQFRDFIFEQIKNPGPDEVIGEAMESHILLIDRQRRKFA, encoded by the coding sequence GTGTCGATTGACGCACCGCAGAGTAACGGCAGTTCCGACTTTTTGAGAAAGCCTCTCTGGACCTCGCTGGCCGACAACATCGCCAACCTGGTAGCAAATTCGATCGCTACCCGCCGCCTGATGCCGGGCGAGCGCATCGTCGAAACGACGCTGGCGGAGAAGCTTGGAGTCAGCCGCGTACCCATCCGCGAGGCGCTGAAGGTGCTGCATGCGCAGGGAATTCTGACCGGCGGCGGCCACCGCGGATATCATGTCGCGACCTTCGACGCCGAGACGACGCAGCAGATCCTCGAAGTGCGACTCATGCTGGAAACCTTCCTGCTGCGTGATGCGCTGGCGAACTGGCGTAGCGGCCTGGAAGACCCCAACGAGCTCAACGCAGCGATCGCGGAGATGGAGCGCGCCGCAAAGTCTGAGGACATCCCCGGCTCCCTGCTGGCGGACCTCGAGTTCCACCGCATCATCCGCAACGCTGCGCATAATCCCATCGCGGGTACGCTGTGGGACACCATCGCGCGCCACGTCACGATCGTCTTCAACTTCGAGCGCTATCGCGACAAGAACCTGATGGCGATTCCCAAGCAGCATGAGCAGTTCCGCGACTTCATCTTCGAGCAGATCAAGAACCCCGGCCCGGATGAAGTGATCGGCGAAGCGATGGAAAGCCACATCCTGCTGATTGATCGCCAGCGCCGCAAGTTTGCCTAG
- a CDS encoding ABC transporter substrate-binding protein has product MYRRILRKAAVALTLLFLLVLWVIVRTRHAHHAATAKADTLVVAQSSDMESMEPDNLNSASSVNIANLLWGRLLTITAEGQVVPSMASSYTWNDAGNEITFHLRNDLHCGDGSRFTAQDVVYTLNRAADHSNGFYGNLPAFVYSAIGFEKAWANNDSDATVRVRAYSSQVPGMLSQAYMLCRKDYEHLAPAAAASHAYATGPYRMVEWARDDRIVLERNPQYTLVKAPFARVVFRIIPEASTRVAELLAGNLDVISNVPPDQVAAINTSGSAKVQAVNGTRRIFVGFNLSPKFSQTEGGAAIQKKAVRQALEYAVDVPTLCAQLLQHPCERMASPVQKEHTSVAAYPYDPDKAEHLLDAAGYPRKTDGVRFHLTLQGPRSRYLEDVNVAQAVAQYLGDVGVATTVEAMDFNSVFAPRARQHEVGELFLSGNGGALWSPLFDLSLFPTKLANTNTGEWDSKAWREDLHALEGVRDPAQETAIINHMQQVFRDEAPWIFLYFQPDFYAYGPRVVFHARRDELLDVMSIQPRR; this is encoded by the coding sequence ATGTATCGACGCATTTTGCGGAAGGCCGCTGTGGCTCTGACGCTTCTCTTTCTGCTTGTACTTTGGGTCATCGTTCGCACACGTCATGCACACCATGCTGCTACGGCCAAGGCCGATACGCTGGTCGTTGCGCAGTCGTCGGACATGGAGTCGATGGAGCCCGACAACCTGAACTCCGCCTCGTCGGTGAACATCGCGAACTTGCTGTGGGGCAGGCTGCTGACGATCACCGCAGAGGGTCAGGTCGTTCCTTCGATGGCTTCGAGCTACACGTGGAACGATGCGGGCAATGAGATTACTTTTCATCTTCGCAACGATCTTCACTGCGGCGACGGCTCGCGATTCACCGCGCAGGACGTGGTCTACACGCTGAACCGCGCGGCCGACCACAGCAATGGCTTCTACGGCAATCTGCCTGCGTTCGTGTACTCCGCAATCGGTTTTGAGAAGGCATGGGCGAACAACGACAGCGATGCAACGGTCCGCGTACGAGCCTACTCTTCGCAAGTGCCGGGCATGTTGTCGCAGGCGTACATGCTCTGCCGCAAAGACTACGAACATCTTGCTCCTGCGGCTGCGGCCTCGCACGCATACGCGACAGGCCCCTATCGCATGGTGGAGTGGGCACGCGACGACCGCATCGTGCTGGAGCGCAACCCGCAGTACACGCTGGTGAAGGCGCCGTTTGCGCGCGTGGTGTTCCGCATCATTCCCGAAGCAAGCACGCGTGTTGCTGAATTGCTTGCAGGCAATCTCGATGTGATCTCCAATGTTCCGCCGGACCAGGTGGCAGCTATCAACACGTCGGGCAGCGCGAAGGTGCAAGCCGTAAACGGCACGCGACGCATCTTCGTCGGGTTCAACCTGTCGCCGAAGTTCTCGCAGACGGAAGGTGGTGCGGCTATCCAGAAGAAGGCTGTGCGACAGGCTCTGGAGTACGCCGTCGATGTGCCGACACTCTGCGCACAATTGCTGCAGCATCCGTGTGAGCGAATGGCAAGCCCCGTGCAGAAGGAGCACACGAGCGTTGCAGCGTACCCCTACGATCCCGACAAGGCCGAGCATCTGCTCGACGCTGCGGGGTATCCGCGCAAGACGGATGGTGTGCGCTTTCATCTCACGCTGCAAGGGCCGCGTTCGCGCTATCTCGAGGACGTGAACGTAGCGCAGGCCGTCGCGCAATATCTCGGCGACGTCGGTGTCGCGACCACCGTTGAGGCGATGGACTTCAATAGCGTCTTCGCTCCGCGTGCACGACAGCACGAGGTCGGAGAACTCTTCCTTTCCGGCAACGGCGGCGCGTTGTGGAGTCCGCTCTTTGACCTCTCGCTCTTCCCCACCAAGCTTGCGAACACCAACACCGGCGAGTGGGACAGCAAGGCCTGGCGTGAGGACCTGCACGCGCTCGAAGGCGTGCGCGACCCCGCGCAGGAAACCGCGATCATCAACCACATGCAGCAGGTGTTCCGTGACGAGGCCCCCTGGATCTTTCTGTATTTCCAACCGGACTTCTATGCGTATGGCCCGCGCGTTGTCTTTCATGCGCGACGCGATGAGTTGCTCGACGTGATGTCGATACAGCCCAGGCGCTAA
- a CDS encoding urease accessory protein UreD, with protein sequence MTTNAAELRLLVEGRRGATQFRTQRLDPPWKVVRGFQREGAECLYHLNNVSGGIFGGDSLTLEVDVLPGAEAQITTTGSTRLYRPRVDASEAELRSTFHIGEDALLEYLPDSLIPFENSRALQQTSFHLERGATLFAWDVLAPGRKASGETFRYERLKLITEVFVDGTPILHDRLLLEPRRWSVHSPGRLGRGTEYLVTFLAVQAGANALALRTLESELADVLASHSRVGGSLWGATTLPAHGLMVRGIVASPLEIPAVLQAVWSQCKQSLMGREAVPPRKIY encoded by the coding sequence TTGACCACCAACGCAGCCGAGCTTCGATTGCTGGTGGAGGGCCGCCGCGGCGCCACGCAGTTCCGTACGCAGCGGCTGGACCCGCCGTGGAAGGTCGTGCGTGGCTTTCAGCGCGAGGGCGCGGAGTGCCTGTATCACCTGAACAATGTCTCTGGTGGCATCTTCGGCGGAGATTCGCTGACGCTTGAAGTTGATGTGCTGCCCGGTGCGGAAGCGCAGATTACGACTACCGGTTCAACGCGGCTTTATCGTCCGCGCGTCGATGCCAGCGAAGCTGAGTTGCGCTCCACGTTTCACATCGGCGAGGACGCGTTGCTCGAGTACCTGCCTGACTCGCTGATTCCGTTTGAGAACTCGCGCGCACTGCAGCAGACGAGCTTTCACCTCGAGCGTGGTGCCACGCTTTTTGCGTGGGACGTGCTCGCGCCGGGACGCAAAGCGTCGGGCGAGACATTCCGCTACGAGCGGCTGAAGCTCATCACCGAAGTCTTCGTCGACGGCACACCGATTCTGCACGACCGTCTGTTGCTCGAGCCGCGCAGGTGGAGTGTTCACTCACCCGGAAGACTGGGGCGCGGCACGGAGTATCTCGTGACGTTTCTCGCGGTACAGGCGGGCGCGAACGCACTCGCGCTGCGCACGCTGGAGTCAGAGTTGGCAGACGTTCTCGCATCGCATTCGCGCGTGGGTGGCAGCCTATGGGGTGCTACCACCTTGCCCGCGCACGGCTTGATGGTTCGTGGCATCGTCGCGTCCCCGTTGGAGATTCCCGCCGTGCTGCAAGCGGTGTGGTCGCAGTGCAAGCAGTCGCTGATGGGCCGGGAAGCTGTGCCGCCCCGAAAGATTTATTAG
- a CDS encoding VOC family protein, whose protein sequence is MSDNVKSIKHMAFAVRNAEAALDTYVRFLGVPADTPVTEYPKSRNRVALFMLGGIEYQLSQSMDADGRFASWIAARGAEGLHHICYEVADIEKALAEAQQKGATLRECKACKITGSHVHPEGYVAFLDNDAGGIEIEFMQVYNAEELEKYNAVKGI, encoded by the coding sequence TTGAGCGACAACGTGAAATCCATCAAGCACATGGCATTTGCCGTCCGTAATGCGGAAGCGGCGCTGGACACCTATGTGCGCTTCCTCGGCGTACCTGCCGACACGCCGGTGACCGAGTATCCGAAGTCGCGCAACCGCGTGGCACTGTTCATGCTCGGCGGCATCGAGTATCAGCTCTCGCAGTCGATGGACGCTGACGGCCGCTTCGCTTCGTGGATCGCCGCGCGCGGCGCCGAAGGTCTTCACCACATCTGCTATGAGGTCGCCGACATCGAAAAGGCCCTCGCCGAAGCGCAGCAAAAAGGCGCTACGCTGCGCGAGTGCAAGGCTTGCAAGATCACCGGCAGCCACGTCCATCCGGAAGGCTACGTTGCGTTTCTCGACAACGACGCCGGCGGCATCGAGATCGAATTCATGCAGGTGTACAACGCGGAAGAGCTTGAAAAATACAACGCTGTAAAGGGGATCTAA
- a CDS encoding Gfo/Idh/MocA family protein, whose protein sequence is MRVGIIGASFAKAAFLPAFRHVPGAEVVALASSRLESAEAAAKPYGIQHVYTDWQKMLAEHQFDLVCIATPTVTHAPMVLAALEAGAHVLSEKPTAMDATEAAAMLAKAEELGRVHMIDHELRFNAKRRKLHELVHSGTIGEVRHAVVHNVGGSWADPASRPAGDWWSLASQGGGRLGANGSHQVDLLRWWLGEITAVSGTVKTMVPNRIDKKTGEAWTATADDFVQFSAEFASGALATVLISTIARHGAANEVTIYGSEGTVTLSNDTEKLMFGKVGEPLAEVEVANPFDGLEGVNSGIWNQSVVGALQELCAAIQEKRPLRDGATFVDGLRNQRVLDAIKLSEKTRQWIAIPQ, encoded by the coding sequence ATGCGCGTCGGCATTATCGGAGCCAGTTTTGCAAAAGCAGCGTTTCTGCCGGCGTTTCGGCACGTCCCCGGCGCGGAGGTCGTCGCGCTGGCCAGCTCGCGGCTGGAAAGTGCGGAAGCTGCGGCCAAGCCGTATGGCATTCAGCATGTGTACACCGACTGGCAGAAGATGCTCGCCGAGCATCAGTTCGACCTCGTGTGCATCGCGACGCCCACAGTGACGCATGCGCCGATGGTGCTGGCCGCGCTGGAAGCGGGCGCGCATGTGCTCAGCGAAAAGCCCACCGCGATGGATGCGACGGAAGCCGCCGCTATGCTCGCGAAGGCGGAAGAGCTTGGCCGCGTGCATATGATCGACCACGAGCTGCGCTTCAACGCCAAGCGTCGTAAGCTGCACGAGCTGGTGCACTCGGGCACGATCGGCGAGGTACGCCACGCGGTCGTGCACAACGTCGGGGGAAGCTGGGCCGATCCGGCATCGCGGCCTGCGGGCGACTGGTGGTCGCTGGCCTCGCAGGGCGGTGGACGCCTCGGCGCGAACGGATCGCATCAGGTGGACCTGCTGCGTTGGTGGCTGGGGGAGATTACCGCGGTCTCCGGCACGGTGAAGACGATGGTGCCGAACCGCATCGACAAGAAGACCGGCGAGGCGTGGACCGCGACCGCTGACGACTTTGTGCAGTTCTCTGCGGAGTTTGCCTCGGGCGCGCTCGCGACGGTGCTGATAAGCACCATCGCTCGCCACGGCGCGGCCAACGAAGTAACAATCTACGGCAGCGAAGGCACGGTAACGCTCTCCAACGACACGGAAAAGCTGATGTTCGGCAAGGTCGGCGAGCCGCTCGCCGAGGTCGAAGTGGCGAACCCCTTTGACGGCCTCGAAGGCGTCAACAGCGGCATCTGGAACCAGTCGGTCGTCGGTGCGTTGCAGGAGCTCTGCGCGGCGATTCAGGAGAAGCGTCCGCTGCGCGACGGCGCGACCTTCGTGGACGGCCTGCGGAATCAACGAGTGCTCGACGCCATCAAGCTCTCGGAAAAGACGCGCCAGTGGATCGCTATTCCGCAGTAA
- the ureA gene encoding urease subunit gamma, with protein MHLTPREQERLMLHTAADVATRRKARGLKLNYPEAVAYLSSAVMESARDGMSVAELMVHGTTLLTSADVMDGVASMLHELQMEATFPDGTKLVTLHDPIRVLPDAPAGIIPGEYLLNDDDITINNGRRTTTITVGNTGDRPIQVGSHYHFYEVNAALSFDREAAYGMRLDTPSGLAVRFEPGDVKQVHLVELAGTRMMHGHRGMVDGPLAARNEKETA; from the coding sequence ATGCACCTTACTCCCCGAGAGCAGGAACGGCTGATGCTTCATACCGCTGCCGATGTGGCGACGCGTCGCAAGGCACGCGGACTGAAGCTGAACTACCCGGAGGCCGTCGCGTATCTTTCGTCCGCAGTGATGGAGTCCGCGCGCGATGGCATGAGTGTGGCGGAGTTGATGGTGCACGGCACGACGTTGCTCACCAGCGCTGACGTGATGGACGGCGTGGCCTCAATGCTGCATGAACTGCAGATGGAAGCGACGTTCCCCGATGGCACGAAGCTCGTGACATTGCACGATCCTATCCGCGTGCTGCCCGATGCGCCCGCGGGCATCATCCCCGGCGAGTATCTGCTGAATGACGACGACATCACCATCAACAACGGTCGTCGCACTACAACCATTACGGTGGGCAACACGGGCGATCGTCCGATACAGGTGGGCAGCCACTACCACTTCTATGAGGTGAACGCAGCGCTGAGCTTCGATCGCGAGGCTGCCTACGGCATGAGGCTCGATACGCCTTCGGGGCTTGCGGTGCGCTTCGAACCCGGCGATGTGAAGCAGGTGCATCTTGTGGAACTCGCGGGTACGCGCATGATGCATGGCCATCGCGGCATGGTCGATGGGCCGTTGGCCGCACGCAACGAAAAGGAGACCGCATGA
- the ureG gene encoding urease accessory protein UreG translates to MSTSQQRAFRIGVAGPVGSGKTALVDALSRRLRDEINLAVVTNDIYTMEDAQFLMRQGTLDVSRIRGVETGGCPHAAIREDASMNLEAIEDLEREHAGLELILVESGGDNLSAAFSPELVDEWIYVIDVAGGDKVPRKGGPGVTRSSLLVINKIDLAEMVGSSLEVMDRDSRKMRGERPFLFTDLKSGKGLSNVVAWIKEQLASPERRELGTVEMPGGLTLGGHSHSHGSLTEWDSLHTHFDGTTHEHTLRYGSVAKPEGEK, encoded by the coding sequence ATGAGCACTTCGCAGCAAAGAGCATTTCGCATCGGCGTCGCCGGGCCTGTGGGCTCCGGCAAGACCGCGCTGGTTGACGCGCTGAGCCGCCGTCTGCGCGACGAAATCAATCTCGCCGTCGTCACCAACGATATCTACACGATGGAGGATGCGCAGTTCCTCATGCGCCAGGGCACGCTGGATGTCTCGCGCATTCGCGGCGTAGAGACGGGTGGTTGCCCGCACGCAGCGATCCGCGAAGATGCCTCGATGAACCTCGAAGCGATTGAGGATCTCGAGCGCGAGCATGCTGGGCTTGAACTGATCCTTGTCGAGAGCGGTGGCGACAACCTCTCGGCTGCGTTCAGCCCTGAGCTCGTCGATGAGTGGATCTATGTGATCGATGTAGCAGGTGGCGACAAGGTGCCGCGCAAAGGTGGGCCTGGTGTCACGCGCTCGTCGCTGCTGGTGATCAACAAGATCGACCTCGCCGAGATGGTCGGCTCGTCGCTTGAAGTGATGGACCGCGACTCGCGCAAGATGCGCGGCGAGCGTCCGTTTTTGTTTACGGACCTCAAGAGCGGTAAGGGCTTGAGCAACGTCGTTGCGTGGATCAAAGAGCAGCTCGCAAGTCCTGAGCGTCGTGAACTCGGCACTGTCGAGATGCCCGGAGGGCTTACGCTCGGCGGCCATAGCCACTCGCACGGCTCGCTCACCGAGTGGGACAGCCTGCACACGCACTTCGATGGCACGACGCATGAACACACGCTGCGCTATGGCAGTGTGGCGAAGCCTGAAGGTGAAAAGTAA
- the ureC gene encoding urease subunit alpha codes for MSQKISRQMYADLYGPTTGDRVRLADTELIVEVEKDFTVYGDEVVFGGGKTIRDGMGQSAGAERRASQGVLDLVITNALIIDHWGIVKADVGIRDGKIVKVGKAGNPDTMQGVDPELIIGASTEVIAGENHILTAGAIDSHIHFIAPQQIYEALSNGITTMLGGGTGPATGTCATTCTPGEWNLARMFEAAEAWPMNLGFLGKGNAGKPGPLEEQIIAGACGLKLHEDWGSTPAAIDACLRVADAMDVQVAIHTDTINEAGFVEDTIAAINGRTIHTYHTEGAGGGHAPDIIRIAALSNVLPSSTNPTRPFTKNTIAEHLDMLMVCHHLNPMVPEDVAFAESRIRPETIAAEDILHDLGVFSMISSDSQAMGRVGEVVLRTWQTAHKMKVQRGALVGDSSRNDNTRIKRYVAKYTINPALAHGIAHAVGSIEPGKLADLVLWKPAFFGVKPEIILKGGTIAWSTMGDANASIPTPQPVIYRPMFGSFGKVPASSSVLFTSQAAMEAGTLEKLHLQKRPMAVRGCRSVTKADLIHNSATPHLEVNPETYEVRADGELLTCEPLSELPMAQRYFLF; via the coding sequence ATGAGCCAGAAGATTTCACGGCAGATGTATGCAGACCTCTACGGTCCTACGACGGGCGATCGTGTTCGACTTGCGGACACGGAGCTGATCGTCGAAGTCGAGAAGGACTTCACCGTCTATGGCGATGAGGTCGTCTTCGGCGGCGGCAAGACGATCCGCGATGGCATGGGGCAAAGCGCTGGTGCGGAGCGTCGCGCATCGCAGGGCGTGCTTGATCTCGTCATCACGAACGCGCTCATCATCGACCACTGGGGCATCGTGAAGGCCGACGTCGGCATACGCGATGGCAAGATCGTGAAAGTCGGTAAGGCAGGGAATCCCGACACGATGCAGGGCGTTGATCCTGAGCTGATCATCGGCGCGTCGACCGAGGTCATCGCAGGAGAGAACCACATTCTCACTGCGGGGGCGATCGATAGTCACATCCACTTCATCGCTCCGCAGCAGATCTACGAAGCGCTCTCCAACGGCATCACCACGATGCTTGGAGGTGGCACAGGCCCCGCCACAGGAACTTGTGCAACGACCTGCACCCCGGGGGAGTGGAACCTTGCGCGCATGTTTGAAGCGGCCGAAGCGTGGCCGATGAACCTGGGCTTCCTCGGCAAGGGCAACGCTGGCAAGCCGGGGCCGCTGGAAGAGCAGATCATCGCTGGCGCGTGCGGCCTGAAGCTGCATGAAGACTGGGGATCGACGCCTGCTGCGATCGATGCCTGCCTGCGCGTGGCCGACGCGATGGACGTACAGGTGGCGATCCACACGGACACCATTAACGAAGCGGGCTTCGTTGAGGACACGATCGCCGCGATCAACGGGCGTACGATTCACACTTACCACACCGAAGGTGCGGGCGGAGGCCATGCGCCGGACATCATCCGCATCGCTGCGTTGAGCAACGTGCTGCCTTCGTCCACAAACCCCACGCGGCCGTTCACGAAGAACACGATCGCCGAACATCTCGACATGCTGATGGTCTGCCATCACCTGAATCCGATGGTGCCGGAAGATGTCGCTTTCGCCGAAAGCCGCATTCGTCCTGAGACGATCGCCGCTGAAGACATCCTGCATGACCTGGGCGTCTTCTCGATGATCTCGAGCGATTCGCAGGCTATGGGCCGTGTCGGCGAAGTGGTGCTGCGTACCTGGCAGACCGCGCACAAGATGAAGGTGCAGCGCGGTGCGCTCGTCGGCGACAGTTCACGCAACGACAACACGCGCATCAAGCGCTACGTCGCGAAGTACACGATCAACCCTGCGCTCGCGCACGGCATCGCGCACGCGGTCGGCTCTATCGAGCCGGGCAAGCTTGCGGACCTCGTGCTGTGGAAGCCTGCGTTCTTCGGTGTGAAGCCGGAGATCATTCTCAAGGGCGGAACGATCGCCTGGAGCACGATGGGCGATGCGAACGCGTCGATTCCCACGCCGCAACCGGTGATCTATCGCCCCATGTTCGGCTCATTCGGCAAGGTGCCTGCATCGTCGAGTGTGCTCTTCACTTCGCAAGCTGCGATGGAGGCGGGCACGCTTGAGAAGCTGCATCTGCAGAAGCGCCCGATGGCCGTGAGGGGCTGTCGTTCGGTGACGAAGGCGGACCTCATTCACAACTCCGCAACGCCGCATCTTGAAGTGAACCCGGAGACGTACGAGGTGCGCGCCGACGGCGAACTGCTCACCTGCGAACCACTCAGTGAGCTGCCGATGGCGCAGCGTTACTTCCTCTTCTAA